A region of the Arachis hypogaea cultivar Tifrunner chromosome 15, arahy.Tifrunner.gnm2.J5K5, whole genome shotgun sequence genome:
ataaaatatcaaaaaaatcacaatgaataagaataaaacttttgtattttattattttagtttaaatttcaaaaaattgacattttttataaatttatgaatGAAAAGTTGAAAACAAAACTTATAAATTTTAGGGTACAATTTTGCTCAATTAAAAATTAGAGGGCTAAATTGAGTTGGAAgtcaaattttaaaagtaatcttAAGTATTAACTCAAAATTATTGCTTTGATTTTTTAGAGTATAACGTCATTAAAACAATAAGTTTTATActtaatttcacaaattaaataataatttaattgatgtagtattttaattagttttcaaattACATACTGTATAAATATAGTTGGTTATTATATCTTGTATAATTATCTGTTACTTCTGACTATGAAAAATTATAGCTTTAACTCCTATGTCACTTTGGAGggctatactttatattaatttttttaacattaaaaatttcagtaataattttttagatgctaatgagtcaaatgataatttttaataaatttttaaaaatcgttTACTGTTTAGTTTTACAttcataagtttataaaaatctaaattttttagaatttaaactaaaacacaaaagttaGATTTCTattcttgtttgttttaatttttttgatattttactaTGATTATCTTGTTTATTTTACTCGTTGCAAATTGTTTTATTGTACTTATCACTTATAGGTTGGACAGTGAAATGAAATGTCCACTAAGACAGAGATTGCAGAgctaaaattatttttggaagtGGAAACAGGATGTgctctttttctttatattttcaaaacaaAGATGAAAAAAAATAGTTTAGTACTAATACAGCTTATTTGTATGTGTTACATAATATAAGATGCAAAAACTGATTTCAATATAATATCTTGTGTCTTGTGTGTCTGATACATAATTATTTTAGAAGTTTACTTTGAAAAGTTGACATTAATTATTTTAGAAGTTGGCTTTGAGCTACTATATTTTTATCAGGAAATTATGGTGCAGTTCAATGCTGATATTGCTTATGGCATGCCATGGAAGTTTATTCCTACTCAAAGGGAGGTTTTTCTTGATTTACACCCTGTATCTTATTGCATGTATGCTGTATTTCCATCTTGAGATAGTATTATAACTTGGCAAGTATTCATTGaggaacttttatttttaatttcttggaACCGTTAAGTTTAGTTagattatattattctattaaaattccATTCTGCTAGCTTGGAGAGAACTGTTGGTGATCATATTAAATAAGAAAGTTTGGTtgtgataatttaatttttatgggGATTGATACATTATTTTTTGATCTGGTTCTAGTTGTATTTATGATTAATAGTTACACaagataagtatgattttggttccTAACGTAGAGATTGAAAATTTATTGTCTTCGACCTTTTTTTTGCTCTAAAATGGTCTCCAAGGTTTCAGTTTCTTTTAAAATCGTCCCTTTtaccaatttaattttttttattaccaaactaccgctcattaaaaaaattataaaataaaataaatataaaataaataaaaaaaaagaagaaagaaaggaatagATACAGAGAAGGGAgtggagagagaaagaagaggacGCGAGAAAAAGGGGCAGGGGGAGGGGGATGAAGGGGGACCGCCGCACCATCGCGCCaccgcaccaccaccaccatcttcttctttttctctgccgCACCGCACCGTACCACCGCACCGCACCACAGTGACCGCACCACCacacctttttcttctttttcttctgggAACcggattttttgtgaaatttctggatattttataaaatttgttgtggaatattgttgttgctgaaatttgaatttggagtATTGTTGTTGATGAATTTGTTGATTCTTGTTCAAAGTGTATGTTGCTTGaattttctgatgatgatgataatgatgaccatgatgatattggtggtggtggtggtaagttCTTGTTCAGTTTGGgcttttggttgattttggaaaaaattctgatgatgatgactatGATGATACTGGTGGTAGTTTTGGTTAGGCGTAGGCTTCTGGtctggtgatggtggtggtggttaaTTTTGAGGTGAAGGAAAAAAGGTATTTTCtttggacgattttaaaataaactgaaactTGGGAACtattttaaagagaaaaaaaggttaaagacgaaataaattttcaacctCTACGTTGagaaccaaaatcatacttatccgtAGTTACGCCATAGACTCTGTGTTTGaactttgaaatttgaatctatTGGCTTGCAAAATTTCATTCTATCATAGTATCATGGGATAAGTTGAATATTGTACACATTcagtgtttattttatattttatacagGTAATTAACTTTTGTTATAATCGTAACATGATTGgtctataaaaataattaagtgATGATTGATTTTTTATATCATTATGCAAGGCGTTTAATTCTCACCGATAAGGATCCTTTTCAAATTGTATTCTTTAGAGGGTAATTATAAATTGAACTACTAATAgtgtgtatttttattatattatgatgaattaattaaaGTATATAAGAGAGACTTAATAAAAATAATGGGTGAAaaatttgatgaattgtttatttCTCTGGCAAGTAACATCAAACTCTTACGTTCCTTCTGTTTTAATGTGTTATAAAACgaattattaaattctaaaataaaaataactcgtTATCTCATTGTTTCAAtaaaactattaattttttaacaaaaatgttatttgtacaccaaaatcaaccactaatgtatttgtatataaatatatgtgtgatttaatttatttttaatgtatatttatattctaacatatattttatactaatagctgattttagtatatatgtaacataattctttttttaattaaagattgTCATTACTTTATTTCTTCTGTTTATAATATGAATAAGTAtagagaattaatttttaattatttaatgataaccaacttttaattttttttattataataaaattattctttaattctcattttttagacattttaaaatttatgattttagAGATGAAAATTTAATactagtttaaattttaaaataaaaaaaaattaaaaattaaatgatattgaCTGAACAAAATTTTCCTCTAATTTAATCCTTATTATATCtacttttttttctattgttaGAGAATATCATTactatctatttatttttaatatataaaattaggtACATAGATTTACCCACAttacttttaagttatttttcttcttctactaacaccaTATCAGCACCAACGcttacttggcaaaattttagaatccaccactcaaatcttgccaaatcaacttttattttcacataaaaaaaacacaaaaaacaactaaaaaatacaataaaaatcaaCAAATTAACTTTTTCCAAACCAATCCTTATttctaaaacaacaaaaacacaaattaacaTTTACCCCAACAAAAAGCTCTCAAAACCAAAGAGCTTATTACCTTTCTCAAACTCTCACCCTCTTAGCACCTCTCCATACCAAGATCCTATTTCCTCCATCTTCTTCCGGTCCCATCCTATTTCCTCCATCCTCTTCCTGTCCCATGAGCCATTGTTTTTTCCTCAAAACAAATTGTACATCGCGATGTCCATCTCCGGTGGAGCCGCATtgcataaattgcagaaactagGGCAAACTCCATTCCTCCTCTTGCGGTTTTACTGTCAGAGCTCGATTCTGGGTCTCAGACCAACGTCATCATTCGGCGCCACCAACGTAGGAAATTTGTCTCAAGTATCTTCCTAAAAATTTTCAACTTTGCCGTTTACTCTTCTCATTgttcaatatcattttcaatagccctatttatttgttataaataataacattttaattgtGAACTCATTGCAAGTAGCACAAGTTTATGTATTCCTCTTTTGTAAACGGTTTTGTCTAACACTCACAACCAAAATTAATGTGCATTTAAAATTATTGCTCCCTAGTTCCTATATACTATCGATTGCAATATTTCAACATCAAattataaattgttattttacATGTGGAGTACTTCTTCCACAATTTATATTTACGtgttcttctttttcaaattgttattcCACATGTGCAGTATTGCTTCTACAATTTACTTAGAATGGATTATCATTCTTTGACCATGTCTTGTTCTCTTTGTTGTAGAAGGATTTGTAGTGGTAATGACAGACCGGAAGAGTTAATACCCAAAATTGCTAGATAAAAACCaatcactatttagtaaaatattttaaaaaaattaaaacaaaaaactcttatctattattattcaattgaaacatcaagtactaattaaatgcaataaacatacattaaaagtgtcataataattattataaaaaatttcagttacaaatattcaaattctacaacttatacatattaagactcttactactcttcatttcttaatctcttatactaattgtcaaaaattccttaaatttaatataacatttttatatatttttcattctcattcatttataacatttttatatatttttcattcttattcatttattttttttttcattatttacaaacaaaaaaacCACAAGAAAAGACAAAGTATAGCcattaatgcaaatcgaaaaatgaaaaaaaaaaatacaattttgtataactctaatataaataacctatgtcttttttaaaagtaaataaattcaaaatctatttataatatgtgctctaaaatatttttaatataatatttattaaaatatactatatagtataaataatctaCCTCTCCGCGCATTGCGCGGATCTCACTCTAGTTTGCTATATAAAGAAGCTCATATGTCGGATTCATAGATTAAATATTAAAGGAGACTTCTAGAGTTCCAATGCTGATTTTGTAAGGAATATGGAGGGAAGTTGATAAAGTATAAACATAAATAAGATAGTTACATAGAAGAAGGATCTGGAACATGTTGGAAAACTCTTGCATCATCCTTAATAACATGTCATCATCCTAGGTTGGCACTTTCTCAATATCTCTACACATTACCAGAAGAAAGCTTCCATTTTACCATGCCGAGTGAAGCATGTGCCATAGAATTTTCAAGAACCATGCTTCATCTTCTACATATACACATCAAACCTTCAAGTCAGGCATCAAAATTTCGAAAAGTTGAAGAATACAAACAGCAAAGTGTCATAGTCCAAAATAGTTGATCACAACCTATACCTTATTTCCCCACATTTCCACCTGATTCTCCACATTTTTTTGAGTGCTAAAATCTAATAAACAGAAATGAGGCTACAACAAATGAATTTGGGAGTGCTGCTACTGTTCTTGCTTCTTGTTCTTGCTGGCTTTCCATATAAAGTAGAAGGGTATCTGTATCCATTAACAGATCGTCCTATAAACCCCTTGGTTGATCTATGGACAGATCGTTTCCTTGATCCACTTCGTGTTCTTGAGCAAATCCCAGTTGAGCTTGGAAAAAATGATCCATCATCACCCATGGCAATGATGATGACACCTGCAAAGGTAGATTGGAAGGAGACACCAGAAGGGCATGTTATAGCCCTTGATGTTCCAGGGTTGAACAGAGATGAGATCAAGATTGAAGTGGAGGAAGGGAACAGGGTTCTGAGGGTAAgtggagagaggaagaaggaggaggagaaggaagggGAACACTGGCACAGGGTTGAAAGATCCTATGGCAAATTCTGGAGGCAGTTCAAGGTGCCTGAGAATGTGGACTTGGAATCTGTGAAGGCTAAGCTAGAGAATGGTGTGCTTACTCTGACACTGGAAAAATTGTCACCTGATAAGATCAAAGGTCCAAGAATGGTGAGCATTGCAGGGGAGAGTGAGAAACCAGCACAAATCAAGGTCAATGAGACCAAACAGGAGCTGTGAAATAACTGCTAATCATGAATGATGATCATGTTTTGGTTCCGAATATATGAGTAAATGAATATATGAAGAATGGTTTTCAGTTTGGTTTTGTGCTGTGAATGAAAGAGTTGTAGTATGAGGATTATGGTTGTTTTCATGTACCGAAGATACTGGTGTTGATATTGATCAATGATGAGTAAATAAATTATCCATTACTATAAATCTGGCTCCATGTAACATTATAGCTCATTGTTTAACCTCTCTTGATTAGCAATGTTCATGGAAGAAAAATGACCTTACCAAGAGATGTATAAAAATGAGAATGGATATACCAGTCTCTgttcttgaataaaaataataataatataatgcaGCTATTTAACAACAAAACCTTTTGCAGTATGGAAGTGAAAACATTGTTATGTTCGCATGAGACAAAAATAAGGTGAAATTTTAATTCCTCTCAACAAATTGTATGTGTTACAAGAGTCACAAAAGAATTAGTAACCCAATCATTCACCCACCAAAAGAATTAATTGAACATCTGAGAGACATGAGTACTAGATGAAATACTGTACACTAATGCTACATCAACACCTCTCTAGTGTTTTCCCTTATGTTCTAAGATCCTATTTTAATATTCTAAACGTAATAACAGAGAGAACAAACCTAATGCAgagttcttttcttcttttctcttgataAATCTTGAAGATCCTAGACACAGGATAACTGCGCCAAACAATTTTGCATAACCATGTCTGTGTCATATATACCAGGACTATTCAGTTCAGCATTGGCTTTTCTAAATTAAATGAATGGTTATATTGCctatattctctctctctctcaaatctAGCTAGGCAAATTTGAAAAGCTATGAGGTTAAGGATTGCAATTTGGACTTGACTtcatttctaacaccaatgagaCTTTCCAGGAAACTCTGTATCTCTTCTGCTCTTGGATTTGATAGATCAAGAGAATAGAACTGATAAATTTGATCATCAACCTCAATCCAGCTACAACCTGGAGTCTTATGAGATTTCTGTTCCTTCAATGTCCTCCTTATGTTTCGGACTTCATCCCATTTTCCTAACTCCCCATATATATTAGCCAACATTATACCATAGCTACCATTATATGGATCAATCTCAACTAATTTTTTAGCTGATAACTCTGCTAAATCCATGCGGCCATAAACCTTACATCCATTAAGTAAAGAACCCCAAACAACCTCATCTGGCTCCATGCTCATACCCCTGATAACCTCCATCGCCTCATCAAGTCGACCTGCCCGGCCAAGAAGGTCTATCAAGCAGCCGTAATGCTTAATCTGTGGCTCTATGCCATATTCATGAACCATCAACTCAAAGTAGTAATAACCTTTCTCAACTAATCCTCCGTGAGTACAAGCATTTAGCAGACCAACGAAGGTGACATCATCGGGTCTCACATCACCACCAATCTCAACCATTTGCTCAAAAATGGCAATGGCAGTGTCACTTTGGCCATGAAGTGCCAGAGAATTGATCATCGAATTCCATGAAGTTAAGCCTCTCTTAGAATTCATATCAAAAACCTTCCTTGCCAGCTTGAGGTTGCCACATTTCCCATACATATCCACCAGAGCATTCAACACAAACGAGTCAATAGCAAAACCACTCTTGTAAACATAACCATGTATCCATTTCCCAAGCTGAAGCATGCCCGTGTTGCCACAAGCAGAGAGCACGCAAACCACAGTGACCTGATTCGGCCTGTTACTTTCATATTTCTCCTCCATAGCAAGAACAACCATCTCCCTAAACAACCTAATCCCCTCAGAGTAAAAGCCATTTTGAGTGCAACCCGCAATTACGGCACTCCAAGACGGCACATCCCTCTCCTTCATTTCACCAAACAGTTTCAAAGCACTCTCAACATCCCCAACTCTCGCATACCCAGAAACCATAGCTGTAAACGACACCACATTCCTCTCAGACATTTCATCGAACATCTTCCTCGCATTCCCCAAACCACCCAAACTCCGCGAGTAGGAGTCAACAAGAGCCGTTTCCACAACACACCACTCCTCAAAACCAAATTTCACAATCTGGGCATGCACGGAGTCGGTGCCACGTGGCTCCATAACCTCAGGGCAAGATTTGAGAACATGCGGGTATATAAACTGATCGGGCTTTGGCGCGCCTTGAAGGAGCATTTTTCGAAAGAGCGAAATGGCGGAGGCATGGCCGTGAGAGTGGGAGGCGTAGGCGGTGATCATGGCGGTGTAGAGGTAGATGTTGGGGTTGTGTTGGCGATCGAAGATGATGCGAGCGTATGGGAGATTGGAGAGAGTGAGGGCAGAGAAACGGAGAAGCTTGAAGGCATAGAAGTGGGTTTGGGAGTGGCCAAGAACGGTGAGATAGGATTGAAGCTGCTTGAGATGGTTGAGGTTCTTGCACTTCCCCAGAATCCATAGCACATGTTCGTTTAGATTGTTATGCTGCTGCTTCAATTCCATGCCTTCACTTTTCAGTTACAATAACTCACTTAACTAATTACACATACTCCTCTATTGTAAGTTGTAACACTCACCTTCCTTGAATTACAATTAAGAGTGGAGTCAGAATtaggcttttaaaatttttaatctctaactaattagtctctaaaagataaaacaaaaaattaatacatacctTAAACGATTTATGTTCTTTTTTTTATAGATAGTGCAAAATAAAAGTTATTTATGTGttttatctataacaatatataatgccaaTACATGGATTTGGTgtctaaaattctttttcaattttacccttCCTAATAATCTATCCCACTATATGTCAGTTATTCCACACTAAAAAATTTCACTATCTCATCTTCTCTCTTATCACATACATTTACGTTCTCTCTTATCTCATTAATTCACAATCACTGTGAAGTTCTATGATTATTTCTTTCCTCTCTTATTGTCTATCATCTCAGATATAAAGATAATTGGTGTCTAAATTTAAATTCCAATATtgcttctaaaaaaaattttattattaaaaaattctttCATCAGTTaacattaaatataaatttttttatcctttttttacaGTAATCTGATTAAGATTTTTGTATTGaatgtaaattattattatataatttttatttggatatatttttaaaaaataaaagtaaaataattcaatagagacaattttttaaaaataaatttatacaaaataatttttcacTTATCATACTCTTCTAATATACTCTTAGGTACTTACACACTATATAATGTTAATTGGCGTCTAAATTTAAGTTCCAATATTATCCTAGAgaagtttattattaaaaaaatttctccCATACATCCGTCCGTtacgttgaataaaaaaaattttcacacaTTTTTCATAGCAATTTTATCAAAAATGTTCTGTTGGATGTAAATTATTTATTccgatttttttattatgaatatacttttaaaagaataaaagtaaaatagtgtAATAggacaatatttttttaaaagaatttacaCAGAATAATTTTTGTACTAATATATTAGGATTCATTTTACATATAATATTCATTCATCCGAGTTTATTTATGGAGtatcttataaaaattatatttaattaatttttttatcttataaccattttatattttgaaatttaaaattttgtatttttatttttattcatgttttatttttatgttttattttagttctGTTAATCAAAAAATATTAACATTAGTTTTAATGTTTAacttttagaataaataaaaagatggaaTCCTTTTTATAAATTTGATGATTAAAAAACTATTTATTATGGAATAAGTTAAGTCTATTTCTTGACTATAGGAATATATATAATTCACTATTGAATGTAatcgaaataaaaatatatttatttaattttttaaattttacattaattattaaaatcatgaTACAATGGATGTACtcctataaaaaaaatgaaaatgacttcATAACTATTTTTTGTTGGAAAAAAACATTACTCAATAACTAAtagagtataatttaaataactatAGATAAGTAacataagtaataaaaaatagacataaaatttgacttttttttgttatttggtacaaaaataaatataataaaataaatcaccgTTCTCATACAGAAtgacataaaatttaatattatccttTTCTAGAGCcatctattttttttagtttttatccttatttttgtactttattttaattttattaaaccaaaaaatactaatgtcatttaactttaatttttaacttttatcatAAATGAAAATATGTGACTCTAAACGTATTAGATAATAGAAAAAAAACTCataataaaaagaagttaaatttACTCATTCGTTATATGTATAGGAGTGTAGATGATTCACATAAGAGTTacgagattttttttttgaacttttattttgaaagtaGTATTCACTTCTGAGTGTAACAATTATAAACTAATATATGTTAGTAACTAATTGTGATTGAagagaagatagaaagagaataaaaacggaagaaggaagagagaacAAGCTAATATAAAAGTGGTGGTAAGGCATATGTAGATAGATAATATTAagagaaagaataataaaaaaattaaaaattctaaaagaataataagactaaaaataatttaaaatattgaatataaaattataagaaataaaATGTTTTTAGCTATTAAAATTATGCGAGAGAAAGagtgatttaaatataaatttttatatctgtttcaaattaaatataattgaaaaataaataaatttacaaatatttataaatttttatcttcattgttacaCATAGTAACAACATAATGATTTTAGTATTatacctaaattaatttaaataaattcaattatgctatttaattattctatacaaaatttttgaatgcttgatatcttaaattttttttaaaatgataaaatataacttaacaagtaagtatgaaaaataagtatatttataatagttatacatttagatatctaaatcaaacaaaaaaaataatttttttaacaaatcttTAATAACTCAAAAGTTAACACAATAGATATGTATGGATCAAAGTGATAAACAAGAATGAGAGCATCAATAATGGTAATATGATATTGTggtaaataaaagaagaaaacaaaaagggAGAATAAAACAAGGCAACATAATAGTGACGGCGAGATAATAATAgttatatatgtaaaaaaataattagagaaaataatagtgtataatatgatgagatgataaaatcaaaataaaaattaataattttaaaataataataaaattaaagataattaaagatgttcaatataagattaaaagataattttttatctattagaattatgtataaaaaaaatattttaaatatgaatataaatttttaaatttatttcaaattaaataggattgagaaaataaataaatttaatatataaataactaatttgtaaataatgttaataaatttttatcttggctttgttacatataataacaacaattttttttattttttaatttaaatttatttattttatactttttatatatattaaataatttaaaatattttattttttataatttattttttatttattgatattaaatttataattttaaacacaaaaatattaaaatatttttataactcaatagaaaagcggctgaacagacacggtagtgcctgttgagccgctagttatTTATAGTGACGATACGgagatataaaaataattttattttagagagtgaagtatttattattttttaagtatttatATAACTCTCATTAACTGTTATCTATTTATAtcgaattttaataaaataggtGAAGTTTCACCTTCCAAAAATTGTtgtatctttaaaaatttttgataaacAGATATATAACTGTAATTAATGGTATATATAAATACTaccattaaattttatataataaattaacggAACTACATAGGATGTTTATcatttattattgtaaaatactTAATTGGTagtttttttagatattaattagTCCGACATTGAAATATTCAGTAACTTAATTATCAacttacttataattttttttttttaaattaagctaAGCTTAACCTATAATCAAATTGAAGAATTCCAGttgaattaatatttttagaaattgcTAGAAGTTTTATGAATTATACAATTATTTATTCAAGTTGATAAATATTGGTAAAGcataaaagtttcaaaaaaaaaaaaaaaaaaaaaaaaacaagtagtGTCTACTAGTAAGATGATAGTTAGAGTTAAAGATAATTAAACATTATATGAAACTTATCAAGTATGACTCAAtgtttaaagtaaaaatttatagttagagtttatcataattaattaattatgtaagCATGCTTATCAAGTAGTAAGATATGTCTTTATTATTGTAGTGTTGTTCTTCtgtatattattatgttattatggAAATAAAATTATGTTATGTTGTATTATTGTTGAAGTGTCTATATGAATGAATGATCTTGGACAAATTAATCATAGAGTTTatactttcatttttttttttattcatatatttGTCCCTtgtgtattaatatttttttttactttatcttattttgtttacataaaataacaaaagtatcttttataacaatattaaataaatttt
Encoded here:
- the LOC112751647 gene encoding 22.0 kDa class IV heat shock protein, which encodes MRLQQMNLGVLLLFLLLVLAGFPYKVEGYLYPLTDRPINPLVDLWTDRFLDPLRVLEQIPVELGKNDPSSPMAMMMTPAKVDWKETPEGHVIALDVPGLNRDEIKIEVEEGNRVLRVSGERKKEEEKEGEHWHRVERSYGKFWRQFKVPENVDLESVKAKLENGVLTLTLEKLSPDKIKGPRMVSIAGESEKPAQIKVNETKQEL
- the LOC112751646 gene encoding pentatricopeptide repeat-containing protein At1g33350-like; translated protein: MELKQQHNNLNEHVLWILGKCKNLNHLKQLQSYLTVLGHSQTHFYAFKLLRFSALTLSNLPYARIIFDRQHNPNIYLYTAMITAYASHSHGHASAISLFRKMLLQGAPKPDQFIYPHVLKSCPEVMEPRGTDSVHAQIVKFGFEEWCVVETALVDSYSRSLGGLGNARKMFDEMSERNVVSFTAMVSGYARVGDVESALKLFGEMKERDVPSWSAVIAGCTQNGFYSEGIRLFREMVVLAMEEKYESNRPNQVTVVCVLSACGNTGMLQLGKWIHGYVYKSGFAIDSFVLNALVDMYGKCGNLKLARKVFDMNSKRGLTSWNSMINSLALHGQSDTAIAIFEQMVEIGGDVRPDDVTFVGLLNACTHGGLVEKGYYYFELMVHEYGIEPQIKHYGCLIDLLGRAGRLDEAMEVIRGMSMEPDEVVWGSLLNGCKVYGRMDLAELSAKKLVEIDPYNGSYGIMLANIYGELGKWDEVRNIRRTLKEQKSHKTPGCSWIEVDDQIYQFYSLDLSNPRAEEIQSFLESLIGVRNEVKSKLQSLTS